In Crinalium epipsammum PCC 9333, the following are encoded in one genomic region:
- a CDS encoding pentapeptide repeat-containing protein — MDLSDLLKLYTEGHRDFANADLSGADLSGITLNGVNLSGAKLMGANLSRTVMIKSDLSRANLNWANLSFAKMSAVKLGDADLTKANLQGAVMEKAKLPRAKLSGANLNSANLRGANLREANLSSASLQRANLREANLSGVNLNWANLYEARLSGALLSGASLNGVKFSRAFLKDVDLNGADLQGINFSEARLGGSNLESANLVGADLSDAHLYQVNLTAADLSGANLIRASLEQANLTWINLSKANLCQANLTNAILKGANLDGADLTDAILPIEI, encoded by the coding sequence ATGGATCTAAGTGATCTACTGAAACTTTATACAGAAGGACATAGAGACTTTGCTAATGCCGATCTTAGTGGTGCTGACCTTAGTGGAATCACTCTGAACGGCGTTAACCTCAGTGGCGCTAAATTGATGGGCGCTAACCTGAGTCGGACTGTTATGATTAAATCAGACTTGAGTAGGGCTAACCTGAACTGGGCTAATCTCAGTTTTGCGAAAATGAGCGCCGTTAAACTGGGAGATGCAGATTTGACAAAAGCAAATCTCCAAGGCGCTGTGATGGAAAAAGCCAAACTTCCCAGAGCTAAACTAAGCGGAGCTAATCTCAACAGCGCTAACCTTCGAGGCGCTAATCTGCGAGAAGCTAATCTTAGTAGTGCTTCTTTGCAAAGAGCCAACCTTAGAGAAGCAAATCTTAGTGGCGTTAACCTTAATTGGGCTAACCTTTACGAAGCCAGACTCAGTGGTGCTTTACTATCTGGTGCTTCCTTAAATGGTGTGAAATTTAGCAGAGCTTTTTTAAAGGATGTAGACTTGAATGGCGCTGATTTACAGGGAATTAACTTCAGCGAGGCTAGACTAGGTGGTTCTAACTTAGAAAGCGCTAACTTAGTTGGTGCTGATTTGAGTGACGCGCATTTGTACCAAGTCAACTTAACAGCAGCAGACTTGAGTGGTGCTAACTTGATACGGGCATCTTTAGAACAGGCAAATTTGACTTGGATTAATTTAAGTAAAGCTAACTTATGTCAGGCAAATCTTACTAATGCAATTTTGAAGGGAGCTAACCTAGATGGTGCTGATTTAACCGATGCAATTTTACCTATTGAAATTTAA
- a CDS encoding peptidoglycan-binding protein — protein MTLLKDVTDCSTYSVRGLDDQLIAQMNRISPGLLVRIDDINNVKLADAAVHPWMQRAAKVRLQNAVVARGKQIIINSAYRTLAGQMLLYQHYQNRRCGITAASTPGKSNHNNASAIDIEDSQGWRPVLQANGWRWIGSFDPMHYDCTDPGITSINSISVKAFQQLWSIVNPADKLADDGIFGPATASRLRFSPAEGFPGMEPARILRLTQPVQAGRDVGDLQLALRKAGIKLDKADSIFGPSTDKAVKDFQAANSLVADGIVGPITRKIILSYTPKGEVTPPSNPPINPPSNPPINSSINLAEIFYTYDTQGLFTSQQQADLKWLQSQIPQATLEQFSKLWRGGS, from the coding sequence ATGACTTTACTCAAAGATGTTACTGATTGTTCTACCTATTCTGTACGTGGATTAGATGACCAACTAATCGCGCAAATGAATAGAATTAGTCCTGGTCTGTTGGTAAGGATTGACGATATCAATAATGTGAAACTGGCAGACGCGGCGGTTCATCCTTGGATGCAACGTGCGGCGAAAGTACGTTTGCAAAACGCAGTTGTCGCCCGTGGCAAACAAATTATCATTAACTCAGCTTACAGAACGCTGGCTGGTCAAATGTTGTTATACCAACATTACCAAAATCGTCGCTGTGGTATAACTGCGGCATCAACTCCAGGGAAAAGTAATCATAATAATGCCAGTGCCATAGATATAGAGGATTCACAAGGCTGGCGACCAGTGTTACAAGCTAATGGATGGAGATGGATTGGCTCATTTGACCCAATGCACTACGATTGCACCGATCCCGGGATCACCTCGATTAACTCGATCTCTGTTAAAGCTTTCCAGCAATTATGGAGCATTGTTAATCCTGCCGATAAGTTAGCTGATGATGGAATTTTTGGACCTGCTACAGCCAGCCGCTTGCGTTTCTCACCCGCAGAAGGTTTCCCTGGAATGGAGCCTGCCAGAATTTTAAGACTGACTCAGCCAGTACAAGCGGGTAGAGATGTGGGGGATTTGCAACTTGCTCTGAGGAAAGCTGGAATTAAGCTCGATAAAGCTGACAGCATCTTTGGTCCTTCAACTGATAAGGCTGTGAAAGATTTTCAAGCTGCTAATTCCTTAGTAGCAGACGGCATAGTTGGCCCTATTACTCGTAAAATCATCTTATCCTACACGCCAAAAGGTGAAGTAACGCCGCCGAGCAACCCGCCGATAAATCCGCCGAGCAACCCACCAATCAACTCGTCAATCAACTTAGCTGAAATTTTTTATACCTATGACACGCAAGGCTTGTTTACTTCTCAACAACAAGCAGATCTAAAGTGGCTACAGAGCCAAATTCCCCAGGCAACTTTAGAGCAGTTTAGTAAGCTATGGCGCGGTGGCAGTTAA
- a CDS encoding DUF1611 domain-containing protein has protein sequence MLKAENKVAILLHEGIKGVQGKTGLSLLRYSESSVVAVIDYQSAGESLAQLTGIQRDIPIVASVTEALSYSPDVLTIGIAPSGGALPSAWWDEVEQAVTAGLSVVNGLHTPMASYPQFRELLREWQWIWDVRQEPAGLKVGSGKARSLSCQRVLTVGTDMAIGKMSTSLELQKASKARGLRSKFIATGQAGIMIAGDGVPLDAVRVDFASGAIEQMVMRYGQDHDILYIEGQGSLLHPGSTATLPLIRGSQATHLILVHRAGQTHIRNCPDVPIPPLSRVVELYEQVAVAAGAFAPAKVAAIALNTHHLDESAAKEIIAQTTAETKLPCIDAVRFGADILLDAIHISIN, from the coding sequence ATGCTAAAAGCTGAAAATAAAGTAGCAATTTTGCTGCACGAAGGTATTAAAGGAGTTCAGGGGAAAACAGGTTTGTCACTTTTACGCTACAGCGAATCATCAGTTGTAGCTGTAATTGACTATCAATCTGCTGGTGAGTCGTTAGCGCAACTAACTGGCATTCAGCGTGATATCCCAATTGTGGCATCTGTAACAGAAGCCTTAAGTTATAGTCCTGATGTTCTTACTATTGGAATTGCCCCATCTGGGGGTGCTTTACCGTCAGCTTGGTGGGATGAGGTGGAACAAGCTGTTACTGCTGGGTTATCGGTTGTAAATGGTTTGCACACGCCGATGGCATCTTATCCGCAGTTTAGGGAGTTGTTGAGAGAATGGCAATGGATCTGGGATGTACGTCAAGAACCTGCGGGTTTAAAAGTTGGTAGTGGTAAGGCGCGATCGCTCTCTTGTCAGCGTGTCTTAACAGTTGGTACGGATATGGCGATCGGTAAAATGTCAACTAGCTTGGAACTGCAAAAAGCTTCTAAGGCAAGAGGTTTGCGCTCTAAATTTATTGCTACTGGTCAAGCTGGGATTATGATTGCGGGTGATGGCGTACCCTTGGATGCCGTGCGGGTAGACTTTGCCTCTGGTGCGATCGAGCAAATGGTAATGCGCTATGGTCAAGACCACGACATCTTATATATTGAGGGGCAAGGTTCCCTATTACATCCAGGCTCGACAGCAACACTACCCCTGATACGTGGTTCCCAAGCAACTCATTTAATTTTGGTGCATCGGGCAGGACAAACTCATATTCGCAATTGTCCAGATGTGCCAATACCACCTTTATCTAGGGTAGTTGAGTTATATGAGCAAGTTGCTGTTGCTGCTGGTGCATTTGCGCCTGCAAAAGTGGCTGCGATCGCCCTCAACACTCATCACTTAGATGAATCAGCAGCCAAGGAGATAATTGCACAAACCACAGCCGAAACCAAACTACCTTGTATCGATGCAGTACGTTTTGGCGCTGACATATTGTTAGATGCAATACACATCTCTATAAATTAA